Proteins encoded in a region of the Vibrio sp. CB1-14 genome:
- the polA gene encoding DNA polymerase I: MAQIPDNPLILIDGSSYLYRAFHAYPETMSNGEIPTNAVYGVVNMLRSMMRQFASDRIAVVFDAKGKTFRDDMYPEYKANRPPMPDDLRCQIEPLHKVIRAMGLPLICVPGVEADDVIGTLAHQASQASMPVLISTGDKDMAQLVDDNVTLINTMTNVVMDRAGVVDKFGIPPELIIDYLALMGDKVDNIPGVPGVGDKTATALLQGIGGIKDLYDRLDDIAPLGFRGSKTMAKKLTENKENALLSYDLATIKLDVELDCTPESLLKETPNVDELTKLYGQLTFKSWLNELLEGGTGEVQAVESAAKRISSDDDAPAMDTSAVKIDRSQYETILTEEQFAEWLEKLKSASVIAFDTETDSLDYMVANLIGLSFATEEGVAAYLPVAHDYMGAPEQLDRDWVLEQLKPLLEDDNVVKVGQNLKYDASVITRYGIELKGIKYDTMLASYVYNSVGGKHDMDSLALRFLQHSCISFEQIAGKGKSKLTFNQIEMDQAAPYAAEDADVTLRLHQRINAELEKNEALNRVYQDIEVPLVPVLSRIERTGVLIDDMLLGAQSQEIAARLDELEQKAYEIAGEEFNLSSPKQLQAIFFEKMGLPVLKKTPSGAPSTNEEVLQELALDYPLPKLILEYRGLAKLKSTYTDKLPKMINPETGRVHTSYHQAVTATGRLSSTDPNLQNIPIRNDEGRRIRQAFVAPHGWKILAVDYSQIELRIMAHLSGDKALLDAFRQGKDIHAATAAEIIGVDIEQVTSEQRRRAKAVNFGLIYGMSAFGLSKQLGIPRGEAQQYMDTYFERYPGVMQYMEDTRVLASEKGYVETIFGRRLHLPEIKSRNGMRRKAAERAAINAPMQGTAADIIKKAMLLVDEWIQAEGDGKVKLLMQVHDELVFEVESSSLGEIESKVQKLMESAAELAVPLVADSGHGDNWDQAH, from the coding sequence ATGGCGCAAATACCAGACAACCCATTGATCCTTATCGATGGTTCTTCTTATCTCTATCGAGCATTTCATGCTTATCCAGAAACGATGAGCAATGGCGAAATCCCAACCAATGCGGTTTACGGTGTTGTTAACATGCTAAGAAGCATGATGCGTCAGTTTGCCTCTGATCGTATCGCGGTGGTGTTTGATGCCAAAGGCAAAACATTCCGTGATGATATGTACCCTGAGTACAAGGCAAACCGTCCGCCTATGCCGGATGATCTTCGTTGCCAAATTGAACCTTTGCATAAAGTGATTCGTGCTATGGGTCTACCGCTTATCTGTGTACCTGGCGTGGAAGCGGATGATGTCATTGGTACTTTGGCGCATCAAGCTTCACAAGCGAGTATGCCAGTATTGATCAGCACGGGCGATAAAGATATGGCTCAACTGGTTGATGACAACGTTACCCTTATCAACACCATGACCAATGTGGTGATGGACAGAGCAGGCGTAGTGGATAAGTTTGGTATTCCACCTGAGCTTATTATCGACTATCTGGCACTGATGGGCGATAAAGTGGATAACATCCCAGGTGTACCAGGCGTAGGTGACAAAACAGCAACAGCACTATTGCAAGGTATCGGCGGCATTAAAGACCTATACGATAGACTCGATGATATCGCCCCTCTTGGCTTTCGTGGTTCAAAAACCATGGCTAAGAAGCTTACCGAGAACAAAGAAAATGCATTACTTTCTTATGATCTGGCGACCATCAAACTGGATGTGGAACTCGATTGCACGCCTGAATCTCTGCTGAAAGAGACACCAAACGTTGATGAACTGACCAAGCTGTACGGCCAATTGACCTTTAAATCTTGGCTCAATGAGCTTCTTGAAGGCGGCACAGGTGAAGTGCAAGCGGTGGAGAGTGCAGCAAAACGTATTTCTAGCGATGATGATGCTCCAGCGATGGACACATCAGCAGTAAAAATTGACCGCAGCCAGTACGAAACCATCCTAACCGAAGAGCAGTTTGCTGAGTGGCTAGAGAAGCTAAAATCGGCTTCTGTGATTGCGTTTGATACTGAGACGGACAGCTTAGATTATATGGTGGCGAATCTTATCGGTCTGTCGTTTGCGACCGAAGAAGGCGTGGCCGCTTATCTGCCTGTTGCTCACGACTACATGGGCGCACCAGAGCAGCTTGACCGTGATTGGGTTCTTGAGCAATTAAAGCCGTTGCTTGAAGACGACAACGTAGTGAAAGTCGGTCAAAACCTGAAGTATGACGCCAGTGTGATTACACGCTATGGTATTGAGCTTAAGGGCATTAAATACGACACCATGCTTGCTTCTTACGTCTACAACAGCGTCGGCGGTAAGCACGATATGGACAGCTTGGCACTGCGCTTTTTGCAGCATAGCTGCATCTCATTCGAGCAAATTGCCGGTAAAGGCAAATCGAAACTGACTTTCAACCAAATCGAGATGGATCAGGCAGCACCATACGCGGCAGAAGATGCGGATGTGACTTTGCGTCTTCACCAGCGCATCAATGCAGAGCTTGAGAAAAACGAAGCACTGAATCGTGTCTATCAAGACATCGAAGTACCGTTGGTGCCTGTGTTATCTCGTATCGAGCGCACCGGTGTACTGATTGATGACATGCTTTTGGGCGCTCAATCTCAAGAGATCGCGGCGCGTCTTGATGAGCTGGAGCAGAAAGCCTATGAGATTGCTGGCGAAGAGTTTAACTTGAGCTCGCCTAAGCAGCTGCAAGCGATCTTCTTTGAGAAAATGGGCTTGCCGGTACTTAAGAAAACGCCATCAGGCGCACCTTCTACCAATGAAGAGGTGCTGCAAGAGTTGGCGTTGGATTACCCACTGCCTAAGTTGATTTTGGAGTATCGCGGCCTAGCTAAACTCAAGTCCACCTACACAGACAAGCTACCGAAGATGATCAACCCAGAAACGGGTCGAGTACACACGTCTTATCATCAGGCTGTCACTGCAACCGGTCGTTTGTCATCGACCGATCCAAACTTGCAGAATATTCCTATCCGTAACGATGAAGGCCGACGCATTCGTCAGGCGTTTGTGGCTCCGCATGGCTGGAAGATCCTTGCGGTGGATTACTCTCAGATTGAACTTCGTATCATGGCGCACTTGTCAGGTGATAAGGCGCTACTGGATGCGTTTAGACAAGGTAAAGATATCCACGCTGCCACAGCGGCGGAGATCATTGGTGTCGATATTGAGCAAGTCACCAGTGAACAGCGTCGCCGTGCCAAAGCGGTTAACTTCGGACTTATCTATGGCATGAGTGCGTTTGGTCTGTCTAAGCAGCTCGGTATTCCTCGTGGTGAGGCGCAGCAATATATGGATACTTACTTCGAGCGTTATCCAGGCGTGATGCAGTATATGGAAGACACGCGAGTGTTAGCGAGTGAGAAAGGCTACGTTGAAACCATCTTTGGCCGCAGACTGCACTTACCTGAGATTAAGTCTCGTAATGGTATGCGTCGCAAAGCGGCGGAGCGTGCGGCAATCAATGCGCCAATGCAAGGTACTGCCGCGGACATCATTAAGAAAGCGATGTTGTTGGTGGATGAATGGATCCAAGCTGAAGGTGATGGCAAGGTGAAACTACTGATGCAAGTGCACGATGAACTGGTCTTTGAAGTGGAATCGTCATCTTTAGGCGAAATTGAAAGTAAAGTACAAAAATTGATGGAATCTGCAGCAGAATTGGCTGTTCCACTTGTTGCTGACTCTGGTCACGGAGACAACTGGGATCAGGCTCATTAG